A window of Streptomyces sp. SAI-127 contains these coding sequences:
- the rho gene encoding transcription termination factor Rho: MSDTTDLMGARVEETAAAPSTDASAPATGAGSRRRRGTGLDGMVLAELQQVASGLGIRGTARMRKSQLIEVIKEAQAGGGAAAPKAETATETKPKRRATSKARTGDAAEKKAEAKAEAPAEKAVAQQQIEIPGQPASDDAPVERRRRRATAEAGAPGGSPETVVAEAKSEPKAETPAQQQPQGDAGDGDGRGRRDRRDRDRGRDRGERGDRGDRGDRRKSDDQQGQGGQRQQQNQQQGGGRPDRQDRQQRDNGPQDDDDFEGGRRGRRGRYRDRRGRRGRDEIGGAGEPQINEDDVLIPVAGILDILDNYAFIRTSGYLPGPNDVYVSLAQVRKNGLRKGDHVTGAVRQPKEGERREKFNALVRLDSVNGMAPEHGRGRPEFNKLTPLYPQDRLRLETDPGILTTRIIDLVAPIGKGQRGLIVAPPKTGKTMIMQAIANAITHNNPECHLMVVLVDERPEEVTDMQRSVKGEVISSTFDRPAEDHTTVAELAIERAKRLVELGHDVVVLLDSITRLGRAYNLAAPASGRILSGGVDSTALYPPKRFFGAARNIEDGGSLTILATALVDTGSRMDEVIFEEFKGTGNAELKLDRKLADKRIFPAVDVDASGTRKEEILLAPDELGIVWKLRRVLHALDQQQAVELLLDKMKQTKSNAEFLMQIQKTTPTPGNGD; this comes from the coding sequence GTGAGCGACACCACCGATCTGATGGGCGCACGTGTCGAGGAGACCGCTGCCGCGCCCTCCACGGACGCCTCCGCGCCTGCCACCGGTGCCGGCTCCCGGCGGCGCCGCGGTACCGGCCTCGACGGCATGGTGCTGGCCGAGCTGCAGCAGGTCGCATCCGGCCTCGGCATCAGGGGCACCGCGCGTATGCGCAAGAGCCAGCTGATCGAGGTCATCAAGGAGGCGCAGGCCGGGGGAGGTGCCGCGGCTCCCAAGGCGGAGACCGCCACCGAGACCAAGCCGAAGCGCCGCGCCACCTCCAAGGCCCGTACGGGCGATGCCGCCGAGAAGAAGGCGGAGGCGAAGGCCGAGGCCCCCGCCGAGAAGGCCGTGGCCCAGCAGCAGATCGAGATCCCCGGACAGCCGGCCAGCGACGACGCTCCCGTGGAGCGCCGTCGTCGCCGCGCCACCGCCGAGGCCGGCGCCCCCGGGGGCAGCCCCGAGACGGTCGTGGCCGAGGCGAAGAGCGAGCCCAAGGCCGAGACGCCGGCCCAGCAGCAGCCGCAGGGCGACGCCGGTGACGGCGACGGCCGGGGCCGCCGCGACCGCCGTGACCGCGACCGCGGCCGTGACCGCGGCGAGCGGGGTGACCGCGGAGACCGCGGGGACCGCCGCAAGAGCGACGACCAGCAGGGCCAGGGTGGTCAGCGCCAGCAGCAGAACCAGCAGCAGGGCGGCGGCCGTCCGGACCGCCAGGACCGTCAGCAGCGCGACAACGGTCCGCAGGACGACGACGACTTCGAGGGTGGCCGCCGCGGCCGCCGGGGCCGTTACCGGGACCGCCGTGGCCGTCGTGGCCGTGACGAGATCGGTGGCGCGGGCGAGCCGCAGATCAACGAGGACGACGTCCTGATCCCGGTCGCGGGCATCCTGGACATCCTCGACAACTACGCCTTCATCCGTACGTCGGGCTACCTGCCGGGCCCCAACGACGTGTACGTCTCCCTCGCCCAGGTCCGCAAGAACGGCCTGCGCAAGGGCGACCACGTCACCGGTGCGGTGCGTCAGCCCAAGGAAGGCGAGCGGCGCGAGAAGTTCAACGCGCTGGTGCGGCTCGACTCCGTCAACGGCATGGCGCCCGAACACGGCCGTGGCCGCCCGGAGTTCAACAAGCTGACGCCGCTGTACCCGCAGGACCGCCTCCGTCTGGAGACGGACCCCGGCATCCTCACCACCCGCATTATCGACCTCGTCGCGCCGATCGGTAAGGGCCAGCGCGGTCTGATCGTGGCCCCGCCGAAGACCGGCAAGACCATGATCATGCAGGCGATCGCCAACGCGATCACGCACAACAACCCCGAGTGCCACCTGATGGTCGTCCTGGTCGACGAGCGTCCGGAAGAGGTCACCGACATGCAGCGGTCGGTCAAGGGCGAGGTCATCTCCTCGACCTTCGACCGCCCGGCCGAGGACCACACCACGGTCGCCGAGCTCGCCATCGAGCGTGCCAAGCGTCTGGTGGAGCTGGGCCACGACGTGGTCGTGCTGCTCGACTCCATCACGCGTCTGGGCCGTGCCTACAACCTCGCCGCGCCCGCCTCCGGCCGCATCCTGTCCGGTGGTGTCGACTCGACCGCCCTGTACCCGCCGAAGCGCTTCTTCGGTGCGGCCCGCAACATCGAGGACGGCGGTTCGCTGACCATCCTCGCCACCGCGCTGGTGGACACCGGGTCCCGCATGGACGAGGTGATCTTCGAGGAGTTCAAGGGCACGGGCAACGCCGAGCTCAAGCTCGACCGGAAGCTTGCCGACAAGCGCATCTTCCCGGCGGTGGACGTCGACGCGTCCGGTACCCGTAAGGAAGAGATCCTGCTCGCTCCCGACGAGCTCGGGATCGTATGGAAGCTGCGCCGGGTGCTGCACGCCCTCGACCAGCAGCAGGCGGTCGAGCTGCTTCTCGACAAGATGAAGCAGACGAAGTCGAACGCCGAGTTCCTGATGCAGATCCAGAAGACGACGCCGACGCCGGGCAACGGCGACTGA
- a CDS encoding trypsin-like serine protease: MSGGAGRHRRRLRIALPVAVAAALLTTSANAATVGPEPQAPATAATVASTPSQAELEQRIAGAIAAEDTSGTMTRSPMSGGSVDSTVSPMIIGGTTTTITSAPWMAQLWYTDDQGTTDTSDDTGFFCGGAVVAPTKILTAAHCVKGADWANGGAVVTGATQLPSEDGDLHGGTATAVLRQWYHPSYNADTIDNDIAVLTLAAPVKATPIRMTTSTDTASYDPATTGAKSAKVYGWGRTSSTSDDVSPTLKTATLPIKSDTTCAAAYGSWFIKGHMTCAGPPASGSDSGTTAICSGDSGGPLVVNGRIVGVVSWNVTDCVAKGAYSVFTKVSKYVGAAYPRVDDTNLSFDHKADLWVRKSSTKVGYELDSKGTTLATRLSWGDWNGVNLVRQTDLNRDGYQDLMYRVSATGDVYWVRFLPSTGAWADPKKVFTDWRTRTRIVTPGDLTGDYKPDLLSVDSAGVLWIYPGKGDGSFAARVRVGGGWSQYNQLLGHGDFTGDGKADVLARNKTTGDLYLYKGTGKSGTGVFAARVKVRTNWSGYNAFDAVGDITGDGRADLVARTAGGTLYLYKGTGKATSEIFATRTSLGTGFQQYDIFG; the protein is encoded by the coding sequence ATGTCCGGAGGCGCCGGGCGCCACAGACGGCGGCTCCGGATCGCTCTGCCCGTCGCCGTGGCCGCCGCGCTGCTGACCACGTCGGCGAACGCCGCCACCGTCGGACCCGAGCCGCAGGCGCCGGCCACGGCCGCCACGGTCGCGTCCACGCCGTCGCAGGCCGAGCTCGAGCAGCGGATCGCCGGTGCCATCGCGGCCGAGGACACCTCCGGCACGATGACCCGGTCGCCGATGAGCGGTGGCAGCGTCGACTCCACCGTCTCGCCGATGATCATCGGCGGTACGACGACCACCATCACGTCGGCCCCGTGGATGGCCCAGCTCTGGTACACCGACGACCAGGGCACCACCGACACCAGTGACGACACCGGCTTCTTCTGCGGCGGTGCCGTGGTCGCGCCGACGAAGATCCTCACCGCCGCGCACTGCGTCAAGGGCGCCGACTGGGCCAACGGCGGCGCGGTGGTGACCGGGGCCACGCAGCTGCCCTCCGAGGACGGCGACCTGCACGGCGGCACCGCGACGGCCGTGCTGCGGCAGTGGTACCACCCGTCGTACAACGCGGACACCATCGACAACGACATCGCGGTCCTGACCCTGGCGGCTCCCGTCAAGGCCACCCCGATCCGTATGACGACGTCCACCGACACCGCCTCGTACGACCCCGCCACGACCGGCGCCAAGAGCGCCAAGGTCTACGGCTGGGGCCGCACCAGCTCCACCAGCGACGACGTCTCCCCGACGCTGAAGACGGCCACGCTGCCCATCAAGTCGGACACGACCTGCGCCGCGGCCTACGGCTCCTGGTTCATCAAGGGGCACATGACCTGCGCCGGACCGCCCGCCAGTGGCAGCGACTCCGGGACGACCGCCATCTGCAGCGGTGACTCCGGCGGCCCCCTCGTCGTGAACGGGCGGATCGTCGGCGTCGTCTCCTGGAACGTCACGGACTGCGTCGCCAAGGGCGCCTACAGCGTCTTCACCAAGGTCAGCAAGTACGTCGGCGCCGCCTATCCGCGCGTCGACGACACCAACCTCAGCTTCGACCACAAGGCCGACCTGTGGGTGCGCAAGTCCTCCACCAAGGTCGGCTACGAGCTGGACTCCAAGGGCACCACCCTCGCCACCCGGCTGTCCTGGGGCGACTGGAACGGGGTGAACCTCGTCCGGCAGACCGACCTCAACCGGGACGGCTACCAGGACCTCATGTACCGCGTCTCCGCCACCGGTGACGTCTACTGGGTGCGGTTCCTCCCCTCCACCGGGGCCTGGGCCGACCCGAAGAAGGTCTTCACCGACTGGAGGACCCGCACCCGGATCGTCACCCCCGGCGACCTCACCGGCGACTACAAGCCCGACCTGCTCTCCGTCGACTCCGCGGGCGTCCTGTGGATCTACCCGGGCAAGGGTGACGGCAGCTTCGCGGCCCGGGTCCGGGTCGGCGGCGGCTGGAGCCAGTACAACCAGCTGCTCGGCCACGGCGACTTCACCGGCGACGGCAAGGCGGACGTGCTCGCCCGCAACAAGACGACCGGCGACCTCTACCTGTACAAGGGCACCGGCAAGTCCGGCACGGGCGTCTTCGCGGCCCGGGTCAAGGTGCGCACGAACTGGAGCGGCTACAACGCCTTCGACGCCGTCGGTGACATCACCGGCGACGGCAGGGCCGACCTCGTGGCCCGCACCGCGGGCGGCACGCTCTATCTGTACAAGGGCACCGGCAAGGCGACCAGCGAGATCTTTGCCACAAGGACCAGCCTGGGGACCGGTTTCCAGCAGTACGACATCTTTGGCTGA
- the rpmE gene encoding 50S ribosomal protein L31, with translation MKRDIHPEYVETQVSCTCGASFTTRSTIQSGAIRAEVCSECHPFYTGKQKILDTGGRVARFEARFGKAAAKK, from the coding sequence TTGAAGCGCGACATCCACCCCGAGTACGTCGAGACGCAGGTCAGCTGCACCTGTGGCGCGTCGTTCACCACCCGTAGCACGATCCAGAGCGGCGCCATCCGCGCCGAGGTCTGCTCCGAGTGCCACCCGTTCTACACGGGCAAGCAGAAGATCCTCGACACCGGTGGCCGTGTGGCCCGCTTCGAGGCCCGCTTCGGCAAGGCTGCTGCCAAGAAGTAG
- a CDS encoding LCP family protein, which produces MSAEGNGKGRRRKPRSKGRKGLLITAWVAAGIVVLGGTGAGYLYFKLNGNIKSVDIDQVLGSERPAKVDNGSENILVLGSDTRSGSNKKLGGGTDDGSARSDTAMIIHVYEGHKKATVVSIPRDTLIDRPECTDTDGKEHDAASDVMFNSAYTTGGAPCAVKTVESMTDIRMDHYMEVDFSGFEKLVDELGGVTVTTTKNIKDTDSHLDLKAGTHELTGAQALGLVRTRHGVGDGSDLGRIQLQQAFIKALVKQVKSVGVLTSPKKLYDLANTATKAVTTDSDLGSVNSLVSFASGLQHISPSDMTMVTMPVRYDPANPNRVIVQETKAKQIWTALENDRAIPKSATEGTATGEARGVVTS; this is translated from the coding sequence ATGTCAGCCGAGGGCAATGGCAAGGGACGTCGTCGCAAACCCCGCAGCAAGGGGCGAAAGGGCCTGCTGATCACGGCCTGGGTCGCCGCGGGGATCGTGGTGCTGGGCGGTACCGGGGCGGGCTACCTGTACTTCAAGCTCAACGGCAACATCAAGAGCGTCGACATCGACCAGGTCCTCGGCAGTGAGCGGCCCGCGAAGGTCGACAACGGCTCCGAGAACATCCTCGTCCTGGGCTCGGACACCCGCTCCGGCTCCAACAAGAAGCTCGGCGGCGGCACCGACGACGGCAGCGCCCGCTCCGACACCGCGATGATCATCCACGTGTACGAGGGCCACAAGAAGGCCACCGTGGTCTCCATACCGCGCGACACCCTGATCGACCGCCCCGAGTGCACCGACACCGACGGCAAGGAGCACGACGCCGCGTCGGACGTCATGTTCAACTCCGCGTACACGACCGGCGGCGCGCCCTGTGCCGTCAAGACCGTCGAGTCCATGACCGACATCCGCATGGACCACTACATGGAGGTCGACTTCAGCGGCTTCGAGAAGCTGGTCGACGAACTCGGCGGGGTCACGGTCACCACGACCAAGAACATCAAGGACACCGACAGCCACCTGGACCTCAAGGCCGGCACGCACGAACTCACCGGCGCCCAGGCCCTCGGTCTCGTCCGCACCCGGCACGGCGTCGGCGACGGTTCCGACCTCGGCCGTATCCAGCTCCAGCAGGCCTTCATCAAGGCGCTGGTCAAGCAGGTCAAGAGCGTCGGCGTGCTGACCAGCCCCAAGAAGCTGTACGACCTCGCGAACACCGCCACCAAGGCCGTCACCACCGACTCCGACCTCGGCTCGGTCAACTCCCTGGTCTCCTTCGCGAGCGGCCTCCAGCACATCAGCCCGTCGGACATGACCATGGTCACGATGCCGGTCCGCTACGACCCGGCGAACCCGAACCGCGTGATCGTGCAGGAGACCAAGGCCAAGCAGATCTGGACGGCCCTGGAGAACGACCGGGCGATCCCGAAGTCAGCCACCGAAGGCACCGCGACGGGCGAGGCCAGGGGCGTCGTCACGTCGTAG